TACAATAGCAAGAACTGTTAATATGGTTATAAACCTTCAACTAGATGGACTTAGTAGAAAAGTAAAAGAAATAATAGAACTAGAAGGTTATGATTATGATACTAGAAAGTATCTATTTAGACAAATAGCTTAGGAGGATATATGGAAAATGAGTTAGATTTAAGAGAAAGAATTTGTAGAGCTTTCACAACTGATATCACTGTAGCTGGTGGAGCAAGGGAAGCTGTCATTGCAAATTTTTTCTTAGCACTTATTCTTATCTTTTCAACAGATAGTGGGCTAGTAATATTATCAGTGATTATAGTTTTTACTTTTTCACATGGTTATATAGTTTATCTTACAAAGAAAGATACAAAATTTTTTAAAGTATTTAAAAGTCATTTAAAATTTAAAGATTATTATTACTAATGGAGGGAAAATGTTTAAAGAATACAAGGATGTTAATCTAAAAAAAATTAAAGATTTTAATAATAGAGATTATCTGTATCATTTATTGCCTTGGGCTTGTAATTTTGAAAACAAAGATTTTTATGTTTCAAAAGAAATAGCGGGTAAAACAGAAACTTTTCATTTTCCAATAGTTATAACAAAAGATGGAAGTTTTCAGACGACTTTTAAAGTTAGAGGTAAAGACTTAGATAGTTCAACAGTATATGAATTGCTAAATGTAACTGAAAGAATGAATG
The sequence above is drawn from the Fusobacterium pseudoperiodonticum genome and encodes:
- a CDS encoding VirB3 family type IV secretion system protein → MENELDLRERICRAFTTDITVAGGAREAVIANFFLALILIFSTDSGLVILSVIIVFTFSHGYIVYLTKKDTKFFKVFKSHLKFKDYYY